Proteins from a single region of Corylus avellana chromosome ca11, CavTom2PMs-1.0:
- the LOC132165036 gene encoding uncharacterized protein LOC132165036: MVIGFSDADYLSILHPHTDALVITLTVANHNVHLILVDNGSLADILYWSAFKKLNLGQEKNCPNQLYLMGFTGEQVQPVGSIELPVTARSYPRQATIMVRFLLVDRPSVHNAIIGRKALNELRAITSTPHLKVKFPTDHGVGEIRDLDEFLVNEPDRVIKIGSQLDPITKKELKSFLHSNCDLFAWSHDDMPEIAPSVMVHKLNANPKFKPVQQKRRGYSPENSRAATEEVEKLHEAGFIKEIQYTTWLANVVLVK; encoded by the exons ATGGTGATCGGATTCTCGGATGCGGACTACCTGAGTATCTTGCACCCACACACGGACGCTTTGGTTATCACCTTAACAGTGGCAAATCATAACGTCCATCTCATCTTGGTGGACAATGGGAGCTTGGCGGACATCCTGTATTGGTCTGCATTCAAGAAGTTAAACCTGGGACAGGAAAAAAATTGTCCCAACCAACTGTACTTGATGGGATTCACGGGGGAACAAGTACAGCCAGTCGGATCAATTGAGCTACCGGTCACAGCCAGGTCATATCCAAGGCAAGCAACTATAATGGTACGTTTCCTATTGGTCGACCGACCTTCAGTTCATAATGCCATTATCGGGAGAAAGGCTCTCAATGAACTAAGAGCCATCACATCAACCCCACACCTCAAGGTGAAATTCCCGACGGATCACGGAGTCGGGGAAATTAGGG ATCTTGACGAATTCTTGGTCAACGAACCCGACAGAGTTATCAAAATTGGGTCCCAACTAGATCCAATCACCAAGAAAGAGCTCAAGTCCTTCCTCCACAGTAACTGCGATTTATTCGCCTGGAGTCATGATGACATGCCCGAAATAGCACCTTCAGTCATGGTGCACAAGCTGAACGCCAACCCTAAGTTCAAACCGGTACAACAAAAGCGAAGGGGATACTCGCCTGAAAATAGTAGAGCTGCCACTGAGGAAGTCGAGAAATTGCATGAAGCCGGATTCATCAAGGAAATCCAATACACCACTTGGTTGGCGAATGTGGTGCTGGTGAAATAG